CAACACCGGCTGCATGTGCTTTTGGCGGTCCGGCTTAAACTCATCCTTGCGGTACAAGTGAATGGCCAGCGAAGGAAGTCGCAGGACCGGGCCCGTATTCACGAGGTGCTGGCGCCCATCCGTGGTCACCACTTGGCCGGCGACGGTCAGTTCGCGATCGAACCACGTGTGCAGCAAGGCGCCGCCGTAGATTTCCACCGCTACCTGCTGCCAGCCCGCAGCGGAAAAATCGGGCGTGGGTTTGAGCGCCAGCCCCGGCGAATCAGTATGTGAGCCAACGATGCGGAAACCGGAGTTCTTATCGGCACCTTCCGGCACGTACCACGCGGCAACCGCGCCGCCGCGCACCATGACGTGCCCGCCCGGTGCGGCCGACCAGTCCTCGCGCTCATCCTGAACCTGGAAGTCAGATTCTTGCAGCTGGCGCGCTACCTCATGCGCGGCGTGGTACGACGACGGCGAGGCCGCCAAGAAATCAAGGAACTTATCGGTATAACTCATACCTTCTAGCTTGCCACGAAACTATCGGCGATAGGCTAGATACACCATGGCTACTCCATCTACTCCTCACTCCCGCCCCCGTCCCCTTGCCCTGTCGCCTTCGCGCGCCTCCGACTACCAGCAGTGCCCGCTGCTCTACCGTTTCCGGGCCATCGACAAGATTCCCGAGCCCAAGACCATCGCCCAAGTTAAGGGAACCCTGGTCCACGCGGTTTTAGAAGAAACGCATAAGCTTCCGCGCGAAGAGCGCACCTACCCGGCAGCGGTAAAGATGATTAAACCAAGCTGGGCCGCGATGACAGAAAAGGACGCTGAACTGCTCGAGCTCGTGCCCGAAGAAGAAACGTATGACTTCTTCGTCGCCGCCCGTGAGCTGCTCAAGGGCTATTTCCAGATGGAGAACCCGCAGGGCTTCGACTGCCAAGAAACCGAGATGTATGTCAATACGGTCCTGCCCAACGGCGTGCCCGTGCGCGGGTTTATTGACCGCGTGGACCGCGCCCCCACCGGCGAGGTGCGCGTCGTGGATTATAAGACGGGAAAGAAGCCAGCACCGCGGTTTTCCCAGAGCGCCCAATTCCAGATGCGCTTTTACGCCTTGGTGTACTGGCGCCTGCTGGGCACCATCCCCCACCAGCTGCGGCTGATGTATTTAAAGGTGCTGGACTCGATGTTTTTAGCCCCCACCCAGGAAGAACTCGAATACTTCGAGCGCGATCTAGGCCAGCTGT
This is a stretch of genomic DNA from Corynebacterium accolens. It encodes these proteins:
- a CDS encoding RecB family exonuclease — encoded protein: MATPSTPHSRPRPLALSPSRASDYQQCPLLYRFRAIDKIPEPKTIAQVKGTLVHAVLEETHKLPREERTYPAAVKMIKPSWAAMTEKDAELLELVPEEETYDFFVAARELLKGYFQMENPQGFDCQETEMYVNTVLPNGVPVRGFIDRVDRAPTGEVRVVDYKTGKKPAPRFSQSAQFQMRFYALVYWRLLGTIPHQLRLMYLKVLDSMFLAPTQEELEYFERDLGQLWAKIEADGRAGDFRPKRSKLCDWCAHQAICPEFGGTPPEYPGWPGSAAD